A portion of the Jaculus jaculus isolate mJacJac1 chromosome 5, mJacJac1.mat.Y.cur, whole genome shotgun sequence genome contains these proteins:
- the LOC123460625 gene encoding keratin-associated protein 20-2-like, translated as MCYYGSYYGGLGYGYGGLGCGYGCGYGGLGCGYGWGYGGYGSLCCRPLCCGRYWSYGFY; from the coding sequence ATGTGTTACTACGGAAGCTACTACGGTGGCCTGGGTTATGGCTATGGTGGCCTGGGCTGCGGCTATGGCTGTGGCTATGGTGGCCTGGGCTGCGGCTATGGCTGGGGCTATGGTGGCTATGGCTCCCTCTGCTGCCGCCCCCTGTGCTGTGGGAGGTACTGGTCCTATGGCTTCTACTGA
- the LOC123460627 gene encoding keratin-associated protein 20-2-like: MCYYGSYYGGLGCGYGGLGCGYGCGYGGLGCGYGWGYGGYGSLCCRPLCCGRYWSYGFY; this comes from the coding sequence ATGTGTTACTACGGAAGCTACTACGGTGGCCTGGGCTGTGGCTATGGTGGCCTGGGCTGCGGCTATGGCTGTGGCTATGGTGGCCTGGGCTGCGGCTATGGCTGGGGCTATGGTGGCTATGGCTCCCTCTGCTGCCGCCCCCTGTGCTGTGGGAGGTACTGGTCCTATGGCTTCTACTGA